From Verrucomicrobia bacterium S94, the proteins below share one genomic window:
- the ureG gene encoding urease accessory protein UreG translates to MEHPGHYDEREVPLRRDFLKRAFTIGIGGPVGSGKTALTKALCEALRDEMSLAVVTNDIFTQEDAEFLTRNSALPAERIIGVETGGCPHAAIREDISLNLNALEELMERFDGRVEWLLLESGGDNLAANYSRELADYTIYVIDVSGGDKIPRKGGPGITQSDLLIINKTDIAELIGADLGVMERDSKKMRGDGPFLFTQCRNNVGISEVIEHIRAAYNQQVVGK, encoded by the coding sequence ATGGAACATCCGGGGCATTACGACGAGCGCGAGGTGCCGCTCCGTCGCGATTTTTTAAAACGGGCGTTTACCATCGGAATAGGCGGCCCGGTCGGGAGCGGTAAAACGGCTCTGACCAAAGCGCTTTGCGAGGCCCTGCGCGATGAAATGAGTCTGGCTGTGGTGACCAATGATATTTTCACACAGGAAGATGCCGAGTTTCTGACGCGCAACAGCGCACTGCCGGCTGAACGGATTATCGGGGTGGAAACCGGCGGCTGTCCGCACGCGGCCATCCGCGAGGATATTTCGCTGAATCTTAATGCGCTTGAAGAACTGATGGAGCGGTTCGACGGCAGGGTTGAATGGCTGCTGCTGGAAAGCGGCGGTGATAATCTGGCGGCCAACTACAGCCGCGAACTGGCTGATTATACGATTTATGTCATCGATGTTTCAGGCGGCGATAAAATTCCGCGCAAAGGCGGGCCGGGTATTACGCAGTCGGATCTGCTGATTATCAATAAAACCGATATTGCCGAACTGATCGGCGCGGATCTGGGCGTGATGGAGCGCGATTCTAAAAAGATGCGCGGTGACGGTCCGTTTCTGTTCACGCAGTGCCGCAATAATGTGGGTATTTCTGAAGTGATCGAACATATCCGTGCGGCGTACAATCAGCAGGTTGTGGGGAAATAA
- a CDS encoding dihydrolipoyl dehydrogenase has product MESFDIIIIGTGGGTKIARPAADLGFKVALIEKENMGGTCLNRGCIPSKMLIHPADQIHHIRQAHRIDIAADPNPRMQFESLIKRVTETVDNISNELAPPYEEHQNIELIRGEATFTGDHSISVNGRILSADRIFIAVGTRPHIPEIPGLAGTPYMTSRDALRNTELPERMIVLGAGYIGCELGHVYSTAGTDVHFIVRSELLRREDREIKAEFHRVFSENNTLHEGCTAENVEHDGSVFKVTIQDRNGAKKILEAEALLVATGVIPNTDALGLENTSIKTDENGYIPVDGQLRTSVPGVYAMGDCNGNYFFRHTVNWEGEFLMRVLFERPSDETIDYGAVPHAVFTYPQIAGVGKTEDELIRENVDYIRGCCRYENTAMGLARQADHGFVKLLIGKNDRRILGAHIIGDEASDMIHMIIALMYKNGTLDDLLNMIYIHPALPETVRDAARDARDQFKSA; this is encoded by the coding sequence ATGGAATCCTTTGACATTATTATTATCGGTACCGGCGGCGGAACTAAAATTGCCCGCCCGGCGGCGGATCTGGGCTTTAAAGTCGCTCTGATCGAAAAAGAAAACATGGGTGGAACCTGCCTGAACCGGGGCTGCATTCCCTCTAAGATGCTGATTCATCCCGCCGATCAGATTCACCATATCAGACAGGCACATCGAATTGATATTGCGGCCGATCCCAATCCACGCATGCAGTTTGAATCACTGATCAAACGGGTCACGGAAACCGTGGATAATATTTCCAATGAACTCGCTCCGCCCTATGAAGAACATCAAAATATCGAGCTGATCCGTGGCGAAGCAACCTTTACCGGAGATCACAGCATTTCCGTGAATGGTCGTATATTATCGGCCGATCGTATTTTTATCGCTGTCGGCACACGCCCGCACATTCCTGAAATTCCGGGACTCGCCGGAACGCCCTATATGACCAGTCGCGATGCCTTGCGAAATACGGAATTACCCGAACGTATGATCGTACTGGGTGCCGGTTATATCGGCTGCGAACTCGGTCATGTCTACAGCACCGCCGGAACCGATGTTCATTTTATTGTCCGCAGCGAGCTGCTCCGGCGCGAAGACCGCGAAATCAAAGCGGAATTCCACCGTGTCTTCTCCGAAAACAATACCCTGCACGAAGGCTGTACCGCTGAAAATGTAGAGCACGACGGTTCAGTATTCAAAGTCACAATCCAGGACAGAAACGGCGCGAAAAAAATCCTAGAGGCCGAAGCCCTGCTGGTGGCCACCGGCGTTATCCCCAACACCGATGCGCTGGGCCTTGAAAATACCTCCATTAAAACCGATGAAAACGGCTATATTCCGGTTGACGGTCAACTCCGGACCTCGGTGCCCGGCGTCTATGCCATGGGCGATTGCAACGGAAACTATTTTTTCCGCCACACCGTCAACTGGGAAGGCGAATTTCTGATGCGCGTCCTTTTTGAACGCCCATCCGATGAAACCATCGATTACGGTGCTGTGCCCCACGCCGTTTTCACATATCCGCAGATTGCCGGCGTTGGAAAAACCGAAGATGAACTCATCAGGGAAAACGTCGACTATATCCGCGGATGCTGCCGCTACGAAAATACCGCCATGGGCCTCGCCCGTCAGGCCGACCACGGTTTCGTGAAACTGCTGATCGGGAAAAACGACCGCCGTATTCTCGGAGCCCATATTATCGGTGACGAAGCATCGGACATGATCCATATGATTATTGCACTGATGTATAAAAACGGAACGCTCGATGATCTGCTGAACATGATCTACATCCATCCCGCTCTACCAGAAACCGTGCGCGACGCCGCCCGCGATGCGAGAGATCAGTTTAAAAGTGCCTGA
- a CDS encoding four helix bundle protein, which produces MKDFRELKCWKACRELRRFVHARILPLLSRDEKYRLADQLIRVARSTTANIAEGHGRFHYLDNAKFCGNARGSAYEVLDHLQTALDEALIDEALFREGEKLVWDAVKLTNGYMNYLKKAKDPVPGADD; this is translated from the coding sequence ATGAAGGATTTCCGGGAGTTGAAATGTTGGAAGGCCTGCCGCGAACTGCGGCGCTTCGTTCATGCCCGGATTCTGCCCTTGCTGTCGCGGGATGAAAAATATCGGCTTGCCGATCAGCTCATTCGCGTAGCCCGTTCGACCACGGCCAATATTGCTGAAGGACACGGGCGGTTCCATTATCTGGATAATGCTAAATTCTGCGGTAACGCCAGAGGGTCGGCCTATGAGGTTTTGGATCATCTGCAGACTGCGCTAGATGAGGCGCTGATTGATGAAGCTCTGTTTAGAGAAGGTGAAAAACTGGTTTGGGATGCGGTGAAATTGACGAATGGATATATGAACTATCTGAAAAAGGCTAAAGACCCGGTTCCGGGAGCAGACGATTAA
- a CDS encoding Fic family protein, which translates to MVLAMKIPATPPDWREILEDYFNGNPASVRDVLMHTEVCYKGEYIHWDKLRRLNPPQGYTHEKWWLALKSARQKQVKSLDSLVNTRHEPFIFSKPDPIPELLHHIDQDAGGRIEMPDEGLTNPQTRNRYLLHSLTEEAITSSQLEGATTTRKVAKEMLREKRTPRDKNEQMILNNYRTMQLIREIKDQPLTPELVFEIHRTVTADTMDNPDDAGRFRTSDNVRVYENLSNEVLHTPPKCNELPKRMQAMCDFANGNTPEYFIHPVVRAIILHFWLAYDHPFMDGNGRTARALFYWSMLQQKYWLAEYISISSIIKKAPSKYGRAYLHTETDENDLTYFIIYHLDIIQKAIKELHHYIAEKTKSVQSIEMMLRNSSLKFNHRQITLLGHALRNPSAEYSIKAYQNTHGIVYETARGDLQYLEDKGLLVKRQFGRSFIYYPSDQIDLILRAKD; encoded by the coding sequence ATGGTATTGGCTATGAAAATTCCTGCAACTCCTCCGGATTGGCGTGAAATCCTCGAAGATTATTTTAATGGTAATCCGGCTTCTGTGCGTGATGTATTAATGCACACAGAGGTTTGTTATAAGGGAGAGTACATTCATTGGGACAAACTTAGGCGGTTAAATCCTCCCCAAGGATATACCCATGAAAAATGGTGGCTTGCGTTAAAGAGTGCCCGTCAAAAACAGGTTAAATCCTTGGATTCGTTGGTTAACACAAGGCATGAGCCATTCATTTTTTCAAAACCGGATCCAATTCCTGAGCTTCTTCACCACATTGATCAGGATGCCGGCGGGCGGATTGAGATGCCGGATGAGGGGTTGACGAATCCTCAAACGAGAAATCGATATCTTTTACACTCGTTGACGGAAGAAGCGATTACTTCGAGTCAGCTGGAGGGGGCAACGACGACCCGAAAAGTTGCAAAGGAAATGCTGCGTGAGAAGCGGACTCCCCGGGATAAAAATGAACAGATGATCCTCAATAATTACCGGACGATGCAATTGATTCGGGAAATCAAGGATCAGCCGCTTACACCTGAACTGGTTTTCGAAATACATCGGACGGTAACTGCAGATACGATGGATAATCCGGATGATGCCGGCCGGTTTAGAACAAGTGATAATGTACGGGTTTATGAAAACCTATCGAATGAGGTGCTCCATACCCCGCCAAAATGCAACGAATTACCGAAACGTATGCAGGCGATGTGTGATTTTGCAAACGGTAATACTCCTGAGTATTTTATTCATCCGGTTGTGCGAGCCATCATCCTGCACTTCTGGCTGGCCTACGATCATCCTTTCATGGACGGTAATGGACGTACTGCGCGGGCCCTTTTTTATTGGTCGATGCTTCAGCAAAAGTATTGGCTGGCAGAATATATTTCGATTTCAAGTATCATTAAAAAAGCACCATCAAAGTATGGCCGAGCATACCTGCATACTGAGACCGATGAAAATGATCTGACCTATTTTATCATTTATCATCTGGATATTATTCAGAAGGCCATCAAAGAACTTCACCACTACATTGCTGAAAAAACTAAATCTGTTCAGTCGATTGAAATGATGCTGAGAAATTCGTCGCTTAAATTTAATCATCGGCAGATTACGCTTTTGGGCCATGCCCTGAGAAATCCAAGTGCGGAGTATTCAATCAAAGCTTATCAAAACACACACGGAATTGTTTATGAAACAGCCCGCGGCGACCTTCAATATCTGGAGGATAAAGGATTACTGGTGAAACGCCAGTTCGGGCGCAGCTTTATCTATTATCCTTCTGATCAGATTGACCTCATTTTACGGGCGAAAGATTGA
- a CDS encoding alpha/beta hydrolase, giving the protein MKQHLLLLTLGAFALAGRASEIKDLSYDRYLSEYEYPFEVHTFEFESQGRDLNMAYMVLKSEKGRPWVTLLHGKNFNGAYWEETARHLHKKGFNVLMPDQIGFGKSSKPMDYQYSFAALSANTKALMDSLHIGQSIVVGHSMGGMLAARFSLLYPEQTLKLVLVNPIGLENYLKFVQYKDVDFFYENERKQTAETIRSYQQKNYYAGAWNARYEALTYPLVGWVQGPDREIMARVNALTYDMIFTQPVVTEFPNLKVPAVLILGTRDRTGPGRNWKRPGMTHELGRYDLLGKRMKELIPELTLYELDNLGHLPQIEDFERFRVVFDQALLN; this is encoded by the coding sequence ATGAAACAACATTTACTGCTGCTGACTCTCGGCGCCTTCGCCTTAGCGGGCCGAGCGAGTGAGATTAAGGATCTTTCGTATGATCGGTATCTTTCCGAATATGAATATCCGTTTGAGGTGCACACCTTTGAATTCGAGTCGCAGGGCCGCGACCTGAATATGGCCTACATGGTTTTGAAAAGTGAAAAGGGCCGGCCGTGGGTGACCCTGTTGCACGGGAAAAATTTCAATGGGGCGTACTGGGAAGAGACTGCGCGGCATCTGCATAAAAAGGGGTTCAATGTGCTGATGCCCGATCAGATCGGTTTTGGTAAATCGTCTAAGCCGATGGATTATCAGTATTCTTTTGCGGCATTGTCTGCCAATACGAAAGCATTGATGGATTCGCTGCATATCGGACAGTCGATTGTGGTGGGTCATTCCATGGGCGGCATGCTGGCCGCGCGCTTTTCGCTGCTTTATCCGGAACAGACACTGAAGCTCGTGTTGGTGAATCCGATCGGTCTGGAAAATTATCTGAAATTTGTTCAGTACAAAGACGTGGACTTTTTCTACGAAAATGAACGCAAACAAACGGCTGAAACTATCCGTTCGTATCAACAGAAAAACTATTATGCGGGGGCTTGGAATGCGCGCTATGAAGCGCTGACCTATCCGTTGGTCGGCTGGGTGCAGGGACCGGATCGAGAAATCATGGCCCGCGTGAATGCTTTAACCTACGATATGATTTTCACGCAGCCCGTTGTTACCGAATTTCCCAATCTCAAAGTGCCGGCGGTGTTGATTCTGGGTACGCGCGACCGTACGGGGCCGGGGCGGAACTGGAAACGTCCGGGAATGACGCATGAGCTTGGCCGTTATGATCTGCTCGGCAAACGTATGAAAGAATTGATTCCGGAGCTGACGCTCTATGAGCTGGATAATTTGGGCCATCTGCCGCAGATCGAGGATTTTGAGCGGTTCCGTGTTGTTTTTGATCAGGCACTTTTAAACTGA
- a CDS encoding urease accessory protein UreD yields the protein MKTSRLELDRIRSATRVTRMVSRAPLRLMETGVHDDTVEIQLASYGGGILQGDRIGLDVRCGEETGLLLKSQANTHVYKNETKEWAVQLLTADCGSRSRVHILPEPVVLHAGARFRQEQRWNISSTTDLVLADWMQSGRSESSEQFSFEQFESVISIAVDDIPVVEEKFSCRPAVDDIRSPAVFGPFDLMLNIYLLGPSAERYPELLQPFLDFQQHHTDVLPQTSTRPNPEMLCALNPLPFGGYMLRCLAITRRQLQPIMDVFSI from the coding sequence GTGAAAACAAGCAGGCTTGAACTCGACCGGATACGCTCCGCAACACGGGTGACGCGCATGGTCAGTCGGGCGCCGTTGCGGCTGATGGAAACCGGTGTGCATGACGATACCGTGGAAATTCAGCTGGCCTCCTATGGCGGCGGCATCCTGCAGGGCGACCGGATCGGGCTCGACGTGCGGTGCGGCGAGGAAACCGGCCTGCTGCTGAAATCACAGGCCAATACCCACGTCTATAAAAACGAAACGAAAGAATGGGCGGTGCAGCTGCTGACCGCGGATTGCGGAAGCCGGTCCCGTGTGCACATTCTGCCGGAACCGGTGGTGCTGCACGCCGGCGCCCGGTTTCGTCAGGAGCAGCGCTGGAATATTTCCTCTACTACCGATCTGGTCCTGGCCGACTGGATGCAGTCGGGCCGCAGCGAATCATCGGAACAGTTTTCTTTTGAGCAGTTTGAATCAGTGATTTCCATTGCGGTGGATGATATTCCGGTGGTGGAGGAAAAATTCAGCTGCCGGCCGGCGGTTGACGATATCCGAAGCCCGGCGGTTTTCGGCCCGTTCGATCTGATGCTGAACATCTACCTTCTGGGACCGTCGGCGGAGCGCTATCCGGAACTGCTGCAGCCGTTTCTCGATTTCCAGCAGCACCACACCGATGTTCTTCCGCAAACCAGTACCCGTCCGAATCCGGAAATGTTGTGCGCACTCAATCCATTACCCTTCGGAGGTTATATGCTTCGCTGCCTCGCGATCACCCGCCGTCAGCTCCAGCCAATCATGGATGTTTTCTCCATCTGA
- the metA gene encoding homoserine O-succinyltransferase, whose protein sequence is MPIKIQDGLPAADVLNQENIFVMTESRAVTQDIRPLKVVILNLMPIKKNTEVHLLRLLSNSALQVEVDLIRTATYEPKNTAPEHLSTFYKTFADIKANKYDGMIITGAPVETMEFEQVQYWEEVCEILDWTNNHVTSTLHICWGAQAGLYHHYGIPKYGVENKISGVFEHTVRTTTEPIIRGFDDRFLAPHSRHTEVRCEDIEPVKELSIISESEEAGIYIVLARQGRQIFVTGHSEYDPLTLKEEYERDLAKGMNPVIPANYFPDDDPSKMPKVSWRSHAHLLFANWLNYYVYQMTPFNLEDID, encoded by the coding sequence ATGCCTATAAAAATACAGGATGGACTTCCGGCTGCGGATGTTCTGAACCAGGAAAATATTTTTGTCATGACCGAATCCCGGGCGGTGACCCAGGATATCCGGCCTCTCAAAGTAGTGATTCTTAATCTCATGCCGATTAAAAAAAATACGGAAGTGCATCTGCTTCGCCTGCTTTCCAATTCGGCACTTCAGGTTGAAGTCGATCTCATTCGTACTGCCACTTATGAACCGAAGAATACGGCTCCGGAGCATCTGTCGACATTCTACAAAACCTTTGCTGACATCAAAGCGAACAAATATGACGGTATGATTATTACCGGTGCACCGGTGGAGACGATGGAGTTTGAGCAGGTGCAGTACTGGGAAGAGGTCTGTGAAATTCTCGACTGGACGAATAACCATGTCACTTCGACCCTGCATATCTGCTGGGGGGCCCAGGCCGGGCTTTATCATCATTACGGAATTCCCAAATACGGAGTTGAAAACAAAATTTCCGGTGTGTTTGAGCATACGGTCCGCACCACAACGGAGCCGATTATTCGCGGGTTTGATGATCGTTTTCTTGCGCCGCATTCCCGGCATACGGAGGTGCGCTGTGAGGATATTGAGCCGGTCAAAGAGCTCTCTATTATCTCGGAATCCGAGGAGGCGGGAATTTATATTGTGCTGGCACGACAGGGGCGGCAGATTTTTGTGACCGGCCATTCCGAATATGATCCGCTGACGTTGAAAGAGGAATATGAACGGGATCTGGCCAAGGGCATGAATCCGGTTATTCCGGCTAATTATTTTCCTGATGACGACCCTTCAAAAATGCCGAAAGTCAGCTGGCGGTCGCACGCGCATCTGCTGTTTGCCAACTGGCTGAACTATTATGTCTACCAGATGACGCCGTTCAATCTGGAGGATATCGACTGA
- a CDS encoding DUF4411 family protein: MGRALVTQEKSDPKSRKKIFIPDVCCSSGVHYMSTIDLIRNLGGRF, translated from the coding sequence ATGGGACGCGCTCTAGTTACTCAGGAAAAGTCAGATCCTAAGAGCAGAAAGAAAATCTTTATTCCTGATGTATGCTGTAGCTCAGGAGTACATTACATGAGTACCATTGATTTAATACGTAATCTTGGAGGTAGATTTTAA
- a CDS encoding leucine--tRNA ligase, whose protein sequence is MNEDYPFNEIESKWQNFWDENGDFKTDLAAAENPYYCLMMFPYPSGKLHVGHGRNYIIGDAVARYKKMQGFDVLTPMGWDAFGLPAENAAIKTGTPPAEYTTANIATMKEQLRAWGCMYDWDKEVTSCMPDYYKWTQWLFLQFYKKGLAYKQNSNVNWCPSCATVLANEQVVDGACERCDSEVIQKSMEQWFFKITDYAQRLLDDLNTLDGWPDRVKTMQKNWIGRSEGTEVDFDIVPREDGAADNIDKITCYTTRVDTIYGCTYMALAPEHPELKNLIKGMPNEAEILEFIKECSKLTNLDREADEVEKAGIFTGRYLINPYNGEKIELWVGNYVLMYGTGAVMAVPAHDTRDFAFAKKYDLPIKLSIQNPDNSLVLEEMETAYTEDGTCVDSGEFTGMPNREAIAAMTKYAEEKGFGRGTINFRLRDWLISRQRYWGAPIPMVYCDDCGVVPEKEENLPILLPTDVEFKAEGESPLKSSESFMNCTCPKCGKPARRESDTMDTFVDSSWYFLRYLSARDENQAVNTEIANKWMPVDQYIGGIEHAILHLLYARFFTKAIKDLGLIDFEEPFKHLFTQGMICKKGPDGNLYKMSKSKGNVVSPEELLKKYGADTVRLYTLFIGPPEKEAEWQDSGVEGAYRFLKRIWRRVSENLDLLKSVEGKQPVIADMADAERDLYRKTNEVIQQITRGLDGAFTFNTAIAAIMELMNAVDHLRISDDSSESAKIVFRDAIENVVLLISPFAPHIAEELWVELGHGAGIMNADWPTVNEEALKRDEIELVVQVNGKTRDKIKVASEASKEDIEAAALAAENVRKWLEDKTIRKVIIVPGRLVNIAVS, encoded by the coding sequence ATGAACGAAGACTATCCTTTTAACGAAATTGAATCAAAGTGGCAGAATTTCTGGGATGAAAACGGCGACTTTAAAACCGATCTGGCGGCAGCGGAAAATCCGTATTACTGCCTGATGATGTTTCCGTACCCGTCCGGGAAGCTCCACGTCGGCCACGGCCGTAACTACATCATCGGCGATGCGGTTGCGCGCTATAAGAAAATGCAGGGTTTTGATGTACTCACCCCGATGGGCTGGGATGCTTTCGGTCTGCCTGCGGAAAATGCGGCCATCAAAACGGGGACGCCGCCGGCGGAATACACCACAGCCAACATTGCCACAATGAAAGAGCAGCTCCGCGCCTGGGGCTGTATGTATGACTGGGACAAGGAAGTCACGTCCTGCATGCCGGACTACTATAAGTGGACGCAGTGGCTGTTTCTTCAGTTTTATAAAAAAGGCCTGGCCTACAAACAGAATTCCAACGTGAACTGGTGTCCGTCCTGTGCCACGGTGCTCGCCAATGAGCAGGTGGTCGACGGCGCGTGCGAACGCTGCGACTCCGAAGTCATCCAGAAATCGATGGAGCAGTGGTTCTTTAAAATCACCGACTATGCCCAGCGCCTGCTTGACGATCTGAACACGCTCGACGGCTGGCCCGACCGTGTGAAAACCATGCAGAAAAACTGGATCGGCCGTTCTGAAGGGACGGAAGTTGATTTTGATATTGTTCCGCGCGAAGACGGAGCGGCAGACAACATCGATAAAATCACCTGCTACACCACCCGTGTGGATACCATTTACGGCTGCACCTATATGGCGCTCGCTCCGGAGCATCCGGAACTGAAAAACCTGATTAAAGGCATGCCGAATGAGGCCGAAATCCTCGAATTCATCAAAGAGTGTTCTAAACTGACCAACCTTGACCGCGAGGCCGACGAGGTGGAAAAGGCCGGAATTTTCACCGGCCGCTATCTGATCAATCCCTACAACGGTGAAAAGATTGAGCTGTGGGTCGGCAATTATGTGCTGATGTACGGCACCGGTGCCGTGATGGCCGTTCCGGCGCACGATACTCGCGATTTTGCGTTTGCGAAAAAATATGACCTGCCGATCAAACTTTCCATCCAGAATCCGGACAATTCTCTTGTGCTCGAGGAGATGGAAACGGCCTACACCGAAGACGGCACCTGCGTCGATTCCGGTGAATTCACCGGAATGCCGAACCGCGAAGCCATCGCCGCCATGACAAAATATGCCGAGGAAAAGGGCTTCGGCCGCGGCACCATTAATTTCCGCCTGCGCGACTGGCTGATTTCCCGCCAGCGTTACTGGGGTGCACCGATTCCGATGGTCTACTGCGACGACTGCGGCGTCGTGCCGGAGAAAGAGGAAAACCTCCCGATTCTGCTGCCGACCGATGTAGAATTTAAAGCCGAAGGCGAATCGCCGCTTAAATCGAGCGAAAGTTTCATGAATTGCACCTGTCCGAAGTGCGGAAAACCGGCGCGGCGCGAATCCGATACGATGGACACCTTTGTCGATTCCTCCTGGTATTTTCTGCGTTATCTCAGTGCCCGGGATGAAAACCAGGCGGTGAATACCGAAATCGCCAATAAGTGGATGCCGGTCGACCAGTATATCGGCGGTATTGAACATGCGATCCTTCATCTGCTTTATGCCCGATTCTTCACCAAAGCCATCAAGGACCTTGGTCTGATCGATTTCGAAGAGCCGTTTAAACACCTCTTTACGCAGGGCATGATCTGCAAAAAGGGGCCCGATGGAAATCTGTATAAGATGTCGAAATCGAAAGGGAACGTGGTTTCTCCGGAAGAACTGCTCAAAAAATACGGTGCCGATACGGTACGTCTCTATACGCTCTTCATCGGGCCGCCGGAAAAAGAAGCCGAATGGCAGGATTCGGGTGTGGAAGGGGCCTACCGCTTCCTCAAGCGCATCTGGCGCCGGGTTTCGGAAAACCTCGATCTGCTGAAGTCGGTCGAAGGAAAACAGCCGGTGATTGCCGATATGGCCGACGCCGAGCGCGACCTCTACCGCAAAACCAACGAGGTGATCCAGCAGATCACCCGCGGTCTCGACGGCGCCTTTACCTTCAATACCGCGATTGCCGCGATTATGGAGCTGATGAATGCCGTCGATCATCTCAGAATTTCCGATGATTCTTCGGAATCGGCCAAAATCGTATTCCGCGATGCCATCGAAAACGTTGTTCTGCTGATTTCGCCCTTCGCACCGCATATCGCCGAAGAGCTGTGGGTTGAACTCGGTCACGGTGCCGGCATTATGAATGCCGACTGGCCGACCGTGAACGAAGAGGCTCTCAAACGCGATGAAATCGAGCTGGTGGTTCAGGTAAACGGAAAAACGCGCGACAAAATCAAGGTGGCTTCCGAAGCGTCGAAAGAGGATATCGAAGCCGCCGCCTTGGCTGCCGAAAACGTCCGGAAGTGGCTAGAAGATAAAACCATCCGTAAAGTCATCATCGTTCCCGGCCGCCTGGTGAATATTGCGGTTTCGTAA